The proteins below are encoded in one region of Silene latifolia isolate original U9 population chromosome 2, ASM4854445v1, whole genome shotgun sequence:
- the LOC141642541 gene encoding uncharacterized protein LOC141642541 — protein sequence MVPYIFGQARISHPKSSFREMSNLKEQQPPQPSNQSKANEHPTITTDDDGTTRTSDHLPSMAASSAMESVAAAALRSVLNRVALAAERANRRPDRVKVVAVSKTKPVSVLREVYDAGHRCFGENYVQELIDKAPQLPEDIEWHFIGNLQSNKVKPLLNGVPSLGMVESVDDEKIANHLDRAVGNLGRKPLKVLVQVNTSGEISKFGVEPSGCVDLARHVHLNCANLEFSGLMTIGMLDYTSTPENFKSLANCKKEVCNALGIDEEQCELSMGMSADFEQAIEMGSTIVRVGSTIFGAREYPKKSSN from the exons ATGGTACCGTATATTTTCGGTCAGGCCCGTATCTCACACCCAAAGTCTAGTTTCCGAGAAATGAGCAATCTAAAAGagcaacaaccaccacaaccatCAAACCAGAGTAAAGCCAACGAACACCCCACTATCACCACCGACGACGACGGAACAACGCGCACTTCTGATCATTTGCCGTCGATGGCAGCATCCTCGGCAATGGAAAGCGTAGCAGCGGCGGCGCTCCGATCAGTCCTCAACCGGGTCGCTCTAGCTGCCGAGAGAGCCAACCGTCGGCCAGACCGGGTCAAGGTTGTCGCCGTCAGTAAGACTAAACCTGTTTCCGTCCTTCGCGAGGTTTACGACGCCGGACATCGCTGTTTCGGCGAGAATTACGTTCAAGAACTCATTGATAAAGCTCCTCAA CTTCCTGAAGACATTGAGTGGCATTTCATAGGGAATTTGCAGAGCAACAAAGTTAAACCTCTTCTAA ATGGGGTTCCCAGTCTTGGCATGGTGGAGAGTGTAGATGATGAGAAG ATTGCCAATCATCTTGATCGTGCTGTGGGTAACCTTGGAAGAAAGCCGTTGAAAGTGTTGGTGCAAGTGAATACTAGTGGGGAAATAT CAAAGTTTGGGGTGGAACCCTCGGGATGTGTAGATCTTGCAAGGCATGTTCATCTAAACTGTGCAAACCTCGAGTTCTCTGGATTAATGACTATCGGGATGCTGGATTACACATCAACTCCGGAGAACTTTAAG TCATTAGCAAACTGCAAAAAGGAGGTTTGCAACGCTCTTGGGATAGATGAAGAGCAGTGTGAGTTATCAATGGGCATGTCAGCCGACTTTGAGCAAGCG ATTGAGATGGGTAGCACAATTGTTAGGGTCGGATCTACCATATTCGGAGCGAGAGAGTATCCAAAGAAGTCATCAAATTAG
- the LOC141638061 gene encoding uncharacterized protein LOC141638061, whose product MKTKNLDNLERSRICDLLLEKSSGGKPKHGSMSEIAAQFGVCRKTVTDIWNEAKKQHIAGDGINVNSKLKGRRMPSRLTFDTTKLENMEMGSRTTQHGVSEGLGVSQSTVNRWVKAKLIDSHTNAVKPLLTDKNKLDRLIYCLSQLQYDKLTKQFVFKDQSNVVHMDEKWFFITKPSQRFYVGKKEKRPHRCVQSKRFITKVMFMCCVSRPKYGPNKEVICDGKLGIWPFVMEVPAKRKSKNRSAGTLETKSIDSITKQVTKEMLITNVLPTIKAKWAANYSKKIQIQQDNARPHLTNKDADFKKHGQADGWNIQFSYQPPNSPDLNVLDLGFFRAIQALQQKKKSKKVDELVENTMKAFTELEVFG is encoded by the coding sequence ATGAAGACAAAAAATCTGGATAATTTAGAAAGATCAAGAATATGTGATCTTTTACTAGAAAAAAGCAGTGGTGGTAAACCAAAGCATGGTTCAATGTCAGAAATAGCAGCACAATTTGGGGTTTGTAGAAAGACAGTGACCGACATTTGGAATGAAGCCAAGAAGCAGCATATTGCAGGAGATGGTATCAATGTCAACAGCAAACTGAAAGGTAGAAGAATGCCAAGCAGACTCACATTTGACACTACCAAACTAGAGAATATGGAGATGGGTAGTAGGACAACTCAGCATGGAGTTAGTGAAGGGCTGGGTGTTAGTCAATCAACAGTCAACAGATGGGTGAAAGCAAAGCTGATTGACTCACATACAAATGCAGTCAAGCCTCTATTGACAGATAAGAACAAACTTGATAGATTAATTTATTGTCTTTCACAACTTCAATATGATAAGCTTACCAAACAATTTGTTTTTAAAGACCAAAGTAATGTAGTGCACATGGATGAGAAATGGTTTTTTATAACAAAACCATCTCAAAGGTTTTATGTAggcaaaaaagaaaaaagaccCCATAGATGTGTTCAATCAAAAAGATTCATAACTAAAGTCATGTTCATGTGTTGTGTATCAAGACCTAAATATGGTCCAAACAAGGAAGTAATTTGTGATGGAAAACTTGGTATATGGCCTTTTGTAATGGAGGTACCAGCTAAGAGAAAATCAAAAAACAGAAGTGCAGGGACATTAGAAACAAAGTCTATAGACTCAATAACTAAGCAAGTCACCAAGGAGATGTTGATTACCAATGTGTTGCCTACTATTAAGGCAAAATGGGCAGCTAACTACAGCAAAAAAATTCAGATACAGCAGGATAATGCAAGACCTCATCTAACTAACAAAGATGCAGATTTCAAGAAGCATGGACAAGCAGATGGGTGGAATATTCAATTTAGTTATCAGCCTCCTAATTCTCCAGATTTAAATGTACTGGATTTGGGCTTTTTTAGAGCCATTCAAGCTCTTCAGCAAAAGAAAAAGTCCAAGAAAGTTGACGAGCTTGTTGAAAACACAATGAAAGCATTTACAGAGTTAGAAGTCTTTGGCTGA
- the LOC141642540 gene encoding pentatricopeptide repeat-containing protein At4g04370: protein MNKLKASIKPCSSSLTKSFNSTMNRLSSDGRHRDVLFTFSSMLRSHAPTDAHSYPCLFKACTHLKRFSLGILLHQRVIVDGYSLDSYISTSLINFYAKFGRVENAQKLFDLMSERNVVPWTVMIGCYARGGDPNRAFYMYNLMRFEGIQPCSVTLLNVVSRVTELWRLEFLHANAIHLGLASELNLGNCLLNLYGKFGRVKAARDLFESMAVRDIVSWNSLVSCYAQDENFEGLLCVLNRMRSEGFSPDQQTFGTVLNSSETLRTDVGLGTMIHEEIIACGLEVNAHLATSLVGLYSKYGDVSTAFKIFERVSEKDAILWTSMISAFVQNNGENKALVVFGEMLESKVRPSTDTLATVIAACAKLVSLRLGTSVHGYLLRQKMTKDIPVQNSLITMYGKCGHIGQSYAIFSSMSERDVVSWNAIVAAYAENGDLWNALSLLNEMRSGLQRPDAITVVSLLQACASNGALQQGKWVHNFVIKTFTQLSLMIDTALVDMYAKCGDLHTARKCFNKMPKHDVVSWSTMIAGYGSNGQGDMALKLYSDFLLTGIQPNHVLFLSVLFSCSHNGLVSEGLSIFKSMIKEFGIKPGYDPCACIVDLLCRAGRIEEAYDFTKNMFSEPTVEVLGILLDACREKGDATLGEIVARDMMKLKPVSAENYVQLANSYASMKRWEGVNDAWAQMKALGLKKLPGWSCIQEHGKITTFCKGQSDHPQYEEIVSILEILGSHMEDIMIM from the coding sequence ATGAACAAGCTCAAAGCTTCCATTAAACCATGTTCATCATCACTCACCAAATCATTCAATTCAACTATGAACAGGCTTTCCTCAGATGGCCGTCACCGCGATGTCCTCTTTACTTTCTCTTCAATGCTTCGGTCTCATGCACCTACTGATGCGCACTCGTATCCGTGTCTTTTCAAAGCTTGCACCCATCTCAAGAGATTTTCTCTTGGTATTTTGTTACACCAACGTGTTATTGTTGATGGGTATTCTTTAGATTCCTACATTTCGACTTCTTTGATTAATTTCTATGCTAAATTCGGCCGTGTTGAGAATGCACAGAAACTGTTTGATTTAATGTCTGAGAGAAATGTGGTTCCTTGGACTGTTATGATTGGGTGTTATGCGCGTGGTGGGGATCCTAATAGGGCGTTTTATATGTATAATTTGATGAGGTTTGAGGGGATTCAGCCTTGTTCTGTTACGTTGTTGAATGTGGTGTCTAGGGTTACTGAGCTTTGGCGGTTGGAGTTTTTGCATGCTAATGCAATTCATTTAGGTCTTGCTTCTGAACTTAACTTGGGTAATTGTTTGTTAAACTTGTATGGAAAATTTGGTAGAGTTAAAGCTGCGAGGGACTTGTTTGAATCAATGGCTGTAAGGGATATAGTTTCGTGGAATTCTTTGGTGTCGTGTTATGCTCAAGATGAAAACTTTGAAGGACTTTTGTGCGTTCTTAATAGAATGAGAAGTGAAGGTTTCAGCCCTGACCAACAGACTTTTGGGACTGTCCTGAATTCTTCTGAGACTTTGCGGACTGATGTTGGATTGGGAACCATGATTCATGAAGAAATCATTGCTTGTGGGTTAGAGGTAAATGCACACCTAGCTACTTCACTTGTGGGACTGTACTCAAAATACGGCGATGTATCTACTGCGTTTAAGATATTTGAAAGGGTTTCAGAAAAAGATGCAATACTCTGGACATCAATGATTTCTGCTTTTGTACAAAACAATGGTGAAAACAAGGCATTGGTGGTCTTTGGTGAAATGCTCGAATCTAAAGTAAGACCCTCCACAGATACCTTAGCTACTGTAATTGCGGCTTGTGCAAAGCTTGTTTCTCTTCGATTGGGAACATCAGTGCATGGATACCTTTTACGGCAAAAAATGACTAAAGATATTCCAGTTCAAAATTCACTTATTACTATGTATGGAAAGTGTGGTCACATAGGGCAAAGCTATGCTATTTTCAGCAGTATGAGTGAGAGAGACGTGGTTTCATGGAATGCTATTGTTGCAGCTTATGCTGAAAATGGCGATTTGTGGAACGCTCTCAGCTTGCTTAATGAGATGAGATCAGGGCTCCAAAGGCCCGATGCTATAACTGTTGTTTCCTTACTACAAGCTTGTGCCTCTAATGGGGCACTTCAACAGGGGAAGTGGGTCCACAACTTTGTTATTAAAACCTTCACTCAATTAAGCCTCATGATTGACACAGCTTTAGTAGACATGTATGCAAAATGTGGTGACCTACACACAGCTCGCAAATGCTTTAATAAGATGCCGAAGCACGACGTTGTGTCCTGGAGTACTATGATTGCTGGATATGGTAGTAATGGGCAGGGAGATATGGCTTTGAAACTGTATTCCGATTTTCTACTAACTGGGATTCAACCTAACCATGTCTTATTCCTATCAGTCCTTTTCTCGTGCAGCCACAATGGGTTGGTTTCTGAAGGTTTGAGCATATTCAAATCGATGATTAAAGAGTTTGGAATTAAACCAGGGTATGATCCTTGTGCTTGCATTGTTGATCTGCTTTGTCGTGCTGGTAGGATAGAAGAGGCGTATGACTTCACCAAGAATATGTTCTCTGAACCTACTGTTGAAGTTTTAGGCATACTTCTCGATGCCTGTCGGGAAAAGGGTGATGCTACACTTGGTGAAATTGTTGCCAGAGATATGATGAAGTTGAAACCTGTTAGTGCTGAAAATTATGTGCAACTAGCTAATAGTTATGCTTCAATGAAGAGATGGGAGGGGGTAAATGATGCATGGGCTCAGATGAAGGCTCTGGGATTAAAAAAGCTTCCTGGTTGGAGTTGTATTCAGGAACATGGCAAAATTACAACTTTTTGTAAAGGTCAAAGTGATCATCCTCAGTATGAAGAAATCGTTTCGATCTTGGAAATTTTGGGTAGTCACATGGAAGATATAATGATCATGTGA